The following proteins are co-located in the Mycolicibacterium goodii genome:
- a CDS encoding cupin domain-containing protein, with protein MPALIPCGADAVAAMTPSAYVTAESLREGDPAEHEAVHLSSCDGRFTVGSWRAEPYAEFIECYPGDEYTRVLEGSITLTGEDGVAHTFGPGDSFTLSRGWRGHYRVTERLVKQFAIYIP; from the coding sequence ATGCCCGCGCTCATCCCGTGCGGCGCCGACGCCGTCGCCGCCATGACCCCCAGCGCCTATGTCACCGCCGAGAGCCTGCGCGAGGGTGATCCGGCCGAACACGAGGCCGTGCACCTGTCCAGCTGCGACGGCAGGTTCACCGTCGGATCGTGGCGCGCCGAACCCTATGCCGAGTTCATCGAGTGCTATCCCGGCGACGAATACACCCGGGTGCTGGAAGGCTCGATCACCCTCACCGGTGAGGACGGTGTCGCCCACACGTTCGGCCCAGGCGACTCGTTCACCCTGAGCAGGGGCTGGCGTGGTCACTACCGGGTGACCGAGCGACTGGTCAAGCAATTCGCGATCTACATCCCCTGA
- a CDS encoding aldehyde dehydrogenase encodes MTTLDDWTRLAGEITPRTEVFIDGKYRAAASGATFDSVNPATGELIAPVASADATDVDAAVVSARSAFEAGYWSQSSATHRKRVLRELSELVLAHSEELALLDSIDMGKLVAEAHTVDVPSAAELFAFYGEAVDKQGGEIAPTEPGNLALVTREPLGVVGAVTPWNFPLDLAVWKVAPALAAGNSVVLKPAEQAPLSSIRLAELAVEAGLPEGVLNVVPGLGPTAGAALGRHPGVDVIAFTGSTETGKQFLRYAADSNAKQVWLECGGKSPNLVFPDADLDAAVDKAIFGAFYNQGAVCSSNSRLLLHESIAEEFLAELVKRTADVRPGNPLDPASTLGALVDENHTRRVIGFIDRARPDGEVLTGGTRETIDGRGCYVTPTIIANLPSTAELVTEEVFGPVLVVQTFADEAQAISMANDTVYGLAASVWTRDLSRAHRVSAALRAGTVSVNTVDALSPQTPFGGFKQSGFGRDLSLHALDKYTGLKTTWITL; translated from the coding sequence ATGACGACACTCGACGACTGGACCCGCCTTGCCGGTGAGATCACCCCGCGCACCGAGGTTTTCATCGACGGTAAGTACCGGGCCGCCGCTTCCGGCGCCACCTTCGACTCGGTCAACCCCGCAACCGGTGAGCTGATCGCCCCGGTCGCCTCTGCCGACGCCACCGACGTCGACGCGGCCGTGGTCTCGGCTCGCTCGGCCTTCGAGGCGGGCTACTGGTCGCAGTCCTCGGCGACACACCGCAAACGGGTACTGCGGGAGTTGTCCGAACTCGTCCTGGCACACAGCGAGGAGCTCGCGCTGCTGGACTCGATCGACATGGGCAAGTTGGTCGCCGAGGCCCACACTGTCGACGTACCCTCGGCCGCCGAGCTTTTCGCGTTCTACGGTGAGGCCGTCGACAAACAGGGCGGTGAGATCGCGCCCACCGAACCCGGGAACCTCGCATTGGTGACGCGTGAACCGCTCGGTGTCGTCGGAGCCGTAACACCCTGGAACTTCCCGCTGGATCTCGCGGTGTGGAAGGTGGCGCCCGCTTTGGCGGCCGGTAACTCCGTCGTTTTGAAACCCGCTGAGCAGGCGCCGCTTTCGTCGATCAGGCTCGCCGAACTCGCAGTGGAGGCAGGTCTGCCCGAGGGGGTGCTCAACGTCGTTCCCGGTCTGGGGCCGACCGCCGGTGCGGCCCTGGGCCGCCACCCGGGTGTCGACGTCATCGCGTTCACCGGGTCGACCGAGACCGGAAAGCAGTTCCTGCGCTACGCTGCCGATTCCAATGCCAAGCAGGTGTGGCTTGAGTGCGGCGGCAAGAGCCCCAACCTGGTGTTCCCCGACGCCGACCTGGACGCCGCGGTGGACAAGGCGATCTTCGGGGCGTTCTACAACCAGGGCGCGGTGTGCTCGTCGAATTCCCGCCTGCTGCTCCACGAGTCGATCGCCGAAGAGTTCCTGGCCGAGTTGGTCAAGCGCACCGCCGACGTGCGCCCGGGCAATCCGCTGGACCCCGCATCAACCCTGGGCGCACTCGTCGACGAGAACCACACCCGCCGGGTGATCGGGTTCATCGACCGCGCTCGCCCCGACGGCGAGGTGCTCACCGGCGGCACGCGCGAAACCATCGACGGCCGTGGCTGTTACGTCACCCCCACGATCATCGCGAACCTGCCGTCGACCGCCGAGCTGGTGACCGAAGAGGTCTTCGGACCGGTGCTGGTCGTGCAGACGTTCGCCGATGAAGCCCAGGCGATCAGCATGGCCAACGACACCGTCTACGGTCTTGCGGCCTCGGTGTGGACGCGCGATCTGTCGCGTGCCCACCGGGTGTCGGCCGCGCTGCGCGCGGGCACCGTCTCGGTCAACACCGTGGACGCGCTGAGCCCGCAGACTCCGTTCGGCGGGTTCAAGCAGTCCGGATTCGGTCGCGACCTGTCCCTGCACGCGCTCGACAAGTACACCGGCCTGAAGACCACCTGGATCACACTCTGA